In Stigmatopora argus isolate UIUO_Sarg chromosome 10, RoL_Sarg_1.0, whole genome shotgun sequence, the following proteins share a genomic window:
- the LOC144083072 gene encoding arfaptin-2-like isoform X1, which produces MAEGIMSKAATMEIPINSNGDTGTQPEDDSLEQDLQQVMVSGPNLNETSIVSGGYGGPAGGIIPTSTIKGPAIRFNPDYLDRRWAPAPDIRMKSRAASLPSSQSAAAGRPSPPLSGSSNHNTCNATEEVSRGVAVEKLDSVKKWGINTYKCTKQMFSERFGRGSRTVDLELEAQIDLLRDTKSKYENILRLATALTSHFQSMVQTQQALGDTFTDLSQKSPELQDEFGYNAETQKLLCKNGESLLSAINFFVSSIDTLVNKTMEDTLLTIKHYENARLEFDAYRSDLEELSLGPRDGAAVVRMEMAQQDYQVHRDKYERLRSDVTIKLKFLEENKVKVMHKQLLLFHNAISAYFAGNQQQLEQTLVQFNVKLKPPGSDKPSWLEEQ; this is translated from the exons ATGGCAGAAGGTATCATGAGCAAAGCTGCCACCATGGAGATTCCCATTAACAGCAATGGAGACACTGGGACGCAGCCAGAAGATGACAGTCTGGAGCAG GATTTGCAGCAGGTGATGGTATCGGGACCAAACCTCAACGAAACCAGCATCGTGTCGGGAGGCTACGGCGGTCCAGCAGGGGGCATCATTCCTACCAGCACCATCAAAG GCCCCGCCATTCGTTTCAACCCTGACTATTTGGACAGAAGATGGGCCCCTGCACCAG ACATCCGCATGAAATCCCGAGCCGCCAGCCTGCCGAGCAGCCaatccgccgccgccggccgaCCGTCGCCGCCGCTTTCAG gctCGTCCAACCACAACACCTGCAACGCCACCGAGGAAGTATCCCGGGGCGTCGCGGTGGAGAAGCTGGACAGCGTGAAGAAATGGGGAATCAACACATACAAG TGCACCAAGCAGATGTTCTCGGAGCGCTTCGGGCGAGGCTCGAGGACGGTGGACCTGGAACTGGAGGCCCAGATCGACCTTCTGAGAGACACCAAGAGCAAGTACGAGAACATCCTCCGGCTGGCCACCGCGCTCACCAGCCACTTCCAGAGCATGGTGCAGACTCAGCAGGCCCTCGGAGACACCTTCACGGACCTCAGCCAGAAGTCGCCGGAGCTCCAG GACGAATTCGGCTACAACGCGGAAACTCAAAAGCTACTGTGCAAGAATGGCGAGTCCTTGCTGAGCGCCATCAACTTCTTCGTGTCCAGCATCGACACCCTGGTCAACAAAACCATGGAGGACACGCTCCTGACCATCAAGCACTACGAGAACGCCAG GTTGGAGTTCGACGCCTACCGCTCGGACCTGGAGGAGCTGAGTTTAGGTCCGAGGGACGGCGCCGCCGTGGTCCGCATGGAAATGGCCCAACAAGACTACCAAGTCCACCGGGACAAGTACGAGCGGCTGCGCAGCGACGTCACCATCAAGCTCAAGTTTTTGGAGGAGAACAAG GTGAAAGTGATGCACAAGCAACTGCTGCTCTTCCACAACGCCATCTCGGCCTACTTTGCCGGCAAccagcagcagctggaacaaaCTCTGGTGCAGTTCAACGTCAAGCTAAAGCCGCCCGGCTCCGACAAGCCGTCCTGGCTGGAGGAACAGTGA
- the LOC144083072 gene encoding arfaptin-2-like isoform X2, with protein MAEGIMSKAATMEIPINSNGDTGTQPEDDSLEQDLQQVMVSGPNLNETSIVSGGYGGPAGGIIPTSTIKDIRMKSRAASLPSSQSAAAGRPSPPLSGSSNHNTCNATEEVSRGVAVEKLDSVKKWGINTYKCTKQMFSERFGRGSRTVDLELEAQIDLLRDTKSKYENILRLATALTSHFQSMVQTQQALGDTFTDLSQKSPELQDEFGYNAETQKLLCKNGESLLSAINFFVSSIDTLVNKTMEDTLLTIKHYENARLEFDAYRSDLEELSLGPRDGAAVVRMEMAQQDYQVHRDKYERLRSDVTIKLKFLEENKVKVMHKQLLLFHNAISAYFAGNQQQLEQTLVQFNVKLKPPGSDKPSWLEEQ; from the exons ATGGCAGAAGGTATCATGAGCAAAGCTGCCACCATGGAGATTCCCATTAACAGCAATGGAGACACTGGGACGCAGCCAGAAGATGACAGTCTGGAGCAG GATTTGCAGCAGGTGATGGTATCGGGACCAAACCTCAACGAAACCAGCATCGTGTCGGGAGGCTACGGCGGTCCAGCAGGGGGCATCATTCCTACCAGCACCATCAAAG ACATCCGCATGAAATCCCGAGCCGCCAGCCTGCCGAGCAGCCaatccgccgccgccggccgaCCGTCGCCGCCGCTTTCAG gctCGTCCAACCACAACACCTGCAACGCCACCGAGGAAGTATCCCGGGGCGTCGCGGTGGAGAAGCTGGACAGCGTGAAGAAATGGGGAATCAACACATACAAG TGCACCAAGCAGATGTTCTCGGAGCGCTTCGGGCGAGGCTCGAGGACGGTGGACCTGGAACTGGAGGCCCAGATCGACCTTCTGAGAGACACCAAGAGCAAGTACGAGAACATCCTCCGGCTGGCCACCGCGCTCACCAGCCACTTCCAGAGCATGGTGCAGACTCAGCAGGCCCTCGGAGACACCTTCACGGACCTCAGCCAGAAGTCGCCGGAGCTCCAG GACGAATTCGGCTACAACGCGGAAACTCAAAAGCTACTGTGCAAGAATGGCGAGTCCTTGCTGAGCGCCATCAACTTCTTCGTGTCCAGCATCGACACCCTGGTCAACAAAACCATGGAGGACACGCTCCTGACCATCAAGCACTACGAGAACGCCAG GTTGGAGTTCGACGCCTACCGCTCGGACCTGGAGGAGCTGAGTTTAGGTCCGAGGGACGGCGCCGCCGTGGTCCGCATGGAAATGGCCCAACAAGACTACCAAGTCCACCGGGACAAGTACGAGCGGCTGCGCAGCGACGTCACCATCAAGCTCAAGTTTTTGGAGGAGAACAAG GTGAAAGTGATGCACAAGCAACTGCTGCTCTTCCACAACGCCATCTCGGCCTACTTTGCCGGCAAccagcagcagctggaacaaaCTCTGGTGCAGTTCAACGTCAAGCTAAAGCCGCCCGGCTCCGACAAGCCGTCCTGGCTGGAGGAACAGTGA
- the LOC144083072 gene encoding arfaptin-2-like isoform X3, whose protein sequence is MAEGIMSKAATMEIPINSNGDTGTQPEDDSLEQDLQQVMVSGPNLNETSIVSGGYGGPAGGIIPTSTIKGSSNHNTCNATEEVSRGVAVEKLDSVKKWGINTYKCTKQMFSERFGRGSRTVDLELEAQIDLLRDTKSKYENILRLATALTSHFQSMVQTQQALGDTFTDLSQKSPELQDEFGYNAETQKLLCKNGESLLSAINFFVSSIDTLVNKTMEDTLLTIKHYENARLEFDAYRSDLEELSLGPRDGAAVVRMEMAQQDYQVHRDKYERLRSDVTIKLKFLEENKVKVMHKQLLLFHNAISAYFAGNQQQLEQTLVQFNVKLKPPGSDKPSWLEEQ, encoded by the exons ATGGCAGAAGGTATCATGAGCAAAGCTGCCACCATGGAGATTCCCATTAACAGCAATGGAGACACTGGGACGCAGCCAGAAGATGACAGTCTGGAGCAG GATTTGCAGCAGGTGATGGTATCGGGACCAAACCTCAACGAAACCAGCATCGTGTCGGGAGGCTACGGCGGTCCAGCAGGGGGCATCATTCCTACCAGCACCATCAAAG gctCGTCCAACCACAACACCTGCAACGCCACCGAGGAAGTATCCCGGGGCGTCGCGGTGGAGAAGCTGGACAGCGTGAAGAAATGGGGAATCAACACATACAAG TGCACCAAGCAGATGTTCTCGGAGCGCTTCGGGCGAGGCTCGAGGACGGTGGACCTGGAACTGGAGGCCCAGATCGACCTTCTGAGAGACACCAAGAGCAAGTACGAGAACATCCTCCGGCTGGCCACCGCGCTCACCAGCCACTTCCAGAGCATGGTGCAGACTCAGCAGGCCCTCGGAGACACCTTCACGGACCTCAGCCAGAAGTCGCCGGAGCTCCAG GACGAATTCGGCTACAACGCGGAAACTCAAAAGCTACTGTGCAAGAATGGCGAGTCCTTGCTGAGCGCCATCAACTTCTTCGTGTCCAGCATCGACACCCTGGTCAACAAAACCATGGAGGACACGCTCCTGACCATCAAGCACTACGAGAACGCCAG GTTGGAGTTCGACGCCTACCGCTCGGACCTGGAGGAGCTGAGTTTAGGTCCGAGGGACGGCGCCGCCGTGGTCCGCATGGAAATGGCCCAACAAGACTACCAAGTCCACCGGGACAAGTACGAGCGGCTGCGCAGCGACGTCACCATCAAGCTCAAGTTTTTGGAGGAGAACAAG GTGAAAGTGATGCACAAGCAACTGCTGCTCTTCCACAACGCCATCTCGGCCTACTTTGCCGGCAAccagcagcagctggaacaaaCTCTGGTGCAGTTCAACGTCAAGCTAAAGCCGCCCGGCTCCGACAAGCCGTCCTGGCTGGAGGAACAGTGA